A genomic region of Persephonella marina EX-H1 contains the following coding sequences:
- a CDS encoding T/G-specific DNA glycosylase: MKKTSVNCKALLDDFDVKHFHEKLFSWWEDHKRIYPWRFEKDPYKVLIAEIFLHRTNSSQVEKVYKDFIDKFPDIRSLLKAKKEEISPLLQSLGLKWRQELFNKMILILREKYGGNIPLNHKELKSLPGIGDYIAAAVIIFTLNNPLPLLDSNIVRVTGRLFCLKITDSSRRSRLFRNYIYCLIYKNDPRVFYYALIDFAALVCKPKDPDCDKCPLRNFCCIYKNQGR, encoded by the coding sequence ATGAAAAAAACAAGTGTAAATTGTAAAGCTTTGTTAGATGACTTTGATGTTAAACATTTTCATGAAAAACTATTTTCATGGTGGGAAGATCATAAAAGAATTTATCCCTGGAGATTTGAAAAGGATCCATACAAAGTATTAATAGCTGAGATTTTCTTGCACAGAACTAATTCTTCACAGGTTGAAAAAGTCTATAAAGATTTTATTGATAAATTTCCAGATATAAGAAGCCTTCTAAAAGCGAAAAAAGAAGAGATTTCACCCTTACTGCAATCACTTGGACTAAAATGGAGGCAGGAATTATTCAATAAGATGATTTTAATACTGAGAGAAAAATATGGAGGTAATATTCCACTCAATCATAAAGAATTAAAATCCTTACCAGGAATAGGAGACTATATAGCAGCAGCAGTTATTATTTTTACACTGAACAATCCATTACCTCTTCTTGACTCAAATATTGTTCGCGTGACCGGAAGATTGTTCTGTCTGAAAATAACTGATTCTTCAAGGAGAAGCAGATTGTTTCGTAATTATATTTACTGCTTGATATATAAGAACGACCCAAGAGTTTTTTACTATGCTCTTATTGATTTCGCGGCACTTGTATGTAAACCCAAAGATCCAGACTGCGATAAGTGCCCATTAAGGAATTTTTGTTGTATTTATAAAAATCAGGGGAGGTAG
- a CDS encoding DNA cytosine methyltransferase, giving the protein MKVLDLFCGMGGFSYGLSKAGYEITGVDINKWVEKIFEKNCIGKAIIKDLKNDFIFDENPDIIVGGSPCKPWSTLNLKKRGSSHEDFVLMEKYFLHVLEIKPAVFVFENVVPVGKDKTLRKFIRKLRAHGYSIYETKIKYSDFGAAIARERYFAFGFYKDKSARKQFEKLLIGSKNSPKTVKHVIEKYRNKEEKEVPDHEWPNLKTIDKYLDKYETGKFGWYILDWNKPSPSFGNIMKTYILHPGFNNGGPKRTISIREAEAIFGFKDDFAFPEGMGKGMRYQMIADAVSPDFSYLIGGLLKTILLR; this is encoded by the coding sequence ATGAAAGTACTTGATCTTTTTTGTGGGATGGGTGGATTTTCCTATGGATTATCTAAAGCTGGCTATGAAATTACTGGTGTTGACATAAATAAATGGGTAGAAAAAATTTTTGAGAAAAATTGCATTGGTAAAGCTATCATAAAAGATTTGAAAAATGACTTTATTTTTGATGAAAATCCAGATATTATAGTCGGAGGTTCCCCCTGTAAACCCTGGTCCACGCTCAATTTAAAGAAGCGAGGATCCTCTCATGAGGATTTTGTTCTAATGGAAAAATATTTTTTACATGTCCTAGAAATCAAACCGGCAGTTTTTGTGTTTGAGAATGTTGTCCCTGTAGGAAAAGATAAAACTTTAAGAAAATTTATCAGGAAACTCAGAGCTCATGGCTACAGTATATATGAAACTAAAATCAAGTATTCAGACTTTGGAGCTGCAATAGCAAGGGAAAGATATTTTGCTTTTGGGTTTTATAAAGATAAAAGTGCACGGAAGCAATTTGAAAAACTTCTTATTGGATCAAAAAATTCTCCAAAAACTGTAAAACATGTTATAGAAAAATACAGAAACAAAGAAGAAAAAGAAGTTCCAGATCATGAATGGCCTAATCTCAAAACAATAGATAAATATCTGGATAAATATGAAACCGGGAAATTCGGCTGGTATATTCTCGACTGGAATAAGCCTTCTCCATCTTTTGGAAATATCATGAAAACTTATATTCTGCATCCCGGATTTAATAATGGGGGACCTAAAAGAACAATATCCATAAGAGAGGCAGAAGCAATTTTCGGATTTAAGGATGATTTTGCATTTCCTGAAGGAATGGGAAAAGGTATGAGATATCAGATGATTGCTGATGCAGTAAGTCCGGATTTTTCTTACCTTATCGGGGGACTATTAAAAACAATATTGTTGAGATGA
- a CDS encoding PD-(D/E)XK nuclease family protein: MLRDKLEYVEQEIYDHELKIVGHPDGVIDNTVSEFKTISPWTLKKAEVLPYPHHIFQLTGYMYLLRKEKGLIVYIEKSTGEIYEYPVQLTDEDIKILKAKVNLIYTLSQQDMETLNLLDKETLDVKEWQCKYCFYKHCCPVNNKGGVSIEHENSAYSS; encoded by the coding sequence ATACTGAGAGATAAGCTCGAATATGTAGAGCAGGAAATATACGACCACGAACTTAAAATTGTTGGACATCCTGACGGAGTTATTGATAATACCGTAAGTGAATTTAAAACAATATCACCGTGGACATTAAAGAAAGCTGAAGTTCTGCCGTATCCCCATCATATATTTCAGCTAACAGGATATATGTATTTGCTTAGAAAAGAAAAAGGTTTGATAGTTTACATAGAAAAATCAACAGGAGAGATTTACGAATATCCCGTCCAGCTAACTGATGAGGATATCAAAATCCTTAAAGCCAAAGTAAACCTCATTTATACATTATCACAGCAAGATATGGAAACACTAAACCTTCTGGACAAAGAAACTCTGGATGTAAAAGAATGGCAGTGCAAATACTGCTTTTACAAACACTGCTGTCCAGTAAATAACAAAGGAGGTGTAAGCATTGAACACGAAAACTCTGCTTATAGCTCTTGA
- a CDS encoding FIST signal transduction protein, which produces MEKDIKKAKEIVSKTASEMNPDLFIFFAPYRFFESGSLFNLSEDTNCIGISTVAVVKDDQIEYNAFGGIFISFEKTGRCNLRQIDSISADLEGSINFLEKNLIPEERGTNLIFSTSSNLQVNKVLNRVFKNRNRDIRLYGGIASSDAPDFRTYISVNGQLLKDGFVILNLENVISFNTISLGFIPVGTTYTVTKARDNKIYSLDDMPVVYFLNNILKNTGIKPQDLDPVKTSEVLWEFPFLFIEDSGYISHLLVPMCFDNEDESFMFYGEVLEGSKIKLSTGDSEDILMDVKIRSEEFGNIINVRSLKPDFVLNITCTARNYILLGDNMESKEQEIYYEKIKEIPFAGFLTFGEIGPDRMGKAGKFYNETSILVGFVER; this is translated from the coding sequence TTGGAAAAAGATATCAAAAAAGCGAAGGAGATAGTATCAAAAACAGCCAGTGAGATGAATCCTGACCTTTTTATATTTTTTGCCCCTTACAGATTTTTTGAATCAGGATCTTTGTTTAATCTGTCTGAAGATACGAACTGTATAGGTATATCAACAGTTGCTGTTGTTAAAGATGATCAGATAGAGTATAACGCCTTTGGTGGGATTTTTATAAGTTTTGAAAAAACTGGAAGATGTAATCTCAGGCAGATAGACAGTATATCAGCCGATCTTGAAGGATCTATTAATTTTTTAGAAAAAAATCTGATTCCGGAGGAAAGAGGAACAAATCTCATATTCTCAACCTCTTCTAATCTTCAGGTTAATAAGGTTCTAAACAGGGTTTTCAAAAACAGAAATAGAGATATAAGGCTATATGGCGGTATAGCATCTTCAGATGCACCGGATTTCAGAACATATATATCTGTGAACGGGCAACTTTTGAAGGATGGTTTTGTGATACTGAATCTTGAAAATGTGATATCTTTCAACACAATATCACTTGGTTTTATCCCTGTTGGAACTACCTATACTGTAACAAAGGCAAGAGATAATAAGATATACTCGCTTGATGATATGCCTGTTGTTTATTTTTTAAACAACATACTTAAAAATACAGGTATAAAGCCACAGGATCTTGATCCTGTAAAAACATCTGAGGTTCTGTGGGAGTTTCCATTTCTCTTTATTGAAGACTCAGGTTATATAAGTCATCTTCTTGTTCCTATGTGTTTTGATAATGAGGATGAGTCATTTATGTTTTACGGCGAAGTTTTAGAAGGCAGTAAGATAAAGCTTTCAACTGGAGACAGTGAAGATATACTTATGGATGTTAAGATTCGTTCTGAAGAGTTTGGAAATATCATAAATGTCAGAAGTTTAAAACCTGATTTTGTACTTAATATAACATGCACAGCAAGAAACTATATTCTTCTTGGTGATAACATGGAGAGTAAAGAACAGGAGATATATTACGAAAAAATAAAAGAGATACCTTTCGCAGGTTTCCTCACATTTGGTGAGATCGGTCCTGACAGAATGGGAAAGGCAGGAAAGTTTTATAATGAAACATCCATACTGGTAGGGTTTGTTGAGAGATGA
- a CDS encoding GGDEF and EAL domain-containing protein, whose translation MNYKIKERILKNLLVEITKKYDYMINEYKAKDSQSEEKLLTDYLTSLLNRDGFKKTLLELSKLSSLEEKSIAVITLDLDNFKIINTSYGYEIGDLFLKEIGKLLKSISRSNWTVARIGGDEFGIAIYGIKFNEILFEVERIKSRIENFRFKVGDSYLSTTVSVGVSIYSPDSDTDILSVLNKAEVSTYQSKTKGKNIATFSSEDIQEKLKDLEEKKNIIVHAINNKDAIKVYVQPIVSLKKNEIIGGELLLRIEYRGKIIPAVDFIESSIFFGLLPKLEKIQLDKFLTSGSIKKLRGRYIFINRHIKAGQLKNIKSLIDELSYHKKEISGINFVIEITENSFVENFSYLKDIVHYAKKRDILFAVDDFGAGFASFGYVSKVPIDIIKIDGSIINECISDKKHQAIVKAISILSRELDMKTVAEFIDSIDKLKKCTVFDIDYGQGFYFNRPLELEDFLKLL comes from the coding sequence ATGAATTATAAGATAAAGGAGAGAATACTAAAGAATCTACTTGTTGAGATAACAAAAAAATACGATTATATGATCAATGAGTATAAGGCAAAGGACAGTCAGTCTGAAGAAAAACTGCTTACAGATTACCTGACATCACTCTTAAACAGAGACGGTTTTAAAAAAACACTTTTAGAGCTTTCAAAACTTTCCTCTCTTGAAGAAAAAAGTATAGCTGTGATAACACTTGATCTTGATAACTTTAAGATAATAAATACCTCATACGGTTATGAGATAGGAGATCTCTTTCTTAAAGAAATTGGAAAACTTTTAAAAAGTATAAGCAGATCTAACTGGACTGTTGCAAGGATAGGTGGAGATGAGTTCGGTATAGCTATATACGGGATAAAGTTTAATGAGATACTGTTTGAGGTTGAGAGAATAAAAAGCAGAATTGAAAATTTTAGATTTAAGGTTGGAGACAGTTACTTAAGCACTACAGTATCTGTAGGTGTCTCTATATACTCTCCGGATTCTGATACTGACATACTTTCGGTTTTGAATAAGGCTGAGGTCAGTACATACCAGTCAAAAACAAAGGGAAAAAATATAGCAACATTCTCATCAGAGGATATACAGGAAAAGCTTAAAGATCTTGAAGAGAAGAAAAATATAATAGTACATGCGATTAATAATAAAGATGCTATAAAGGTTTATGTTCAGCCAATCGTTTCTCTTAAGAAAAACGAGATTATAGGTGGGGAGCTTCTTCTCAGGATTGAGTACAGGGGAAAGATAATTCCTGCCGTTGATTTTATAGAGTCGTCTATATTCTTTGGTCTACTTCCAAAACTTGAAAAGATACAGCTTGATAAATTCCTTACATCTGGGAGTATAAAAAAATTAAGAGGAAGGTATATTTTCATAAACAGACACATTAAAGCAGGACAGCTGAAAAATATTAAATCTCTGATAGATGAGCTCTCCTATCATAAGAAGGAGATATCGGGTATAAACTTTGTTATTGAGATCACTGAAAACTCATTTGTTGAGAACTTCTCCTATCTTAAAGATATAGTTCATTATGCTAAAAAGAGGGATATACTCTTTGCTGTTGATGATTTTGGTGCAGGATTTGCCTCTTTTGGTTATGTTTCAAAGGTTCCTATAGACATTATAAAGATTGATGGATCTATTATAAATGAGTGCATAAGCGATAAAAAGCATCAGGCTATAGTAAAAGCGATATCAATACTTTCTAGAGAGCTTGATATGAAAACTGTTGCAGAGTTTATTGACAGTATTGACAAACTTAAAAAATGCACTGTTTTTGATATTGATTACGGTCAGGGATTTTATTTCAACAGGCCTTTAGAGTTAGAAGATTTCTTAAAACTCCTGTAA
- a CDS encoding ABC transporter ATP-binding protein, translating to MKRKIIVQNLTKKFGEREVLKNISFDVKEGEIFVIMGGSGSGKSTTIKHIIGLLKPTSGKIIVDDTDITALSDRELIEFRKRMGYLFQEGALFDSLTVWENVGFYFLENTKMPVKDIRKIAVEKLSLVGLKGIEDLYPSQLSGGMRKRVSLARAISTDPEIILYDEPTSGLDPVTSAMIDNLIVHLRDKIGVTSIVVTHDLDSAFSIADRIAMIHKGVIYAVGTPDEIKNHPDPVVQQFINRKAEGPITEELFKELKLSKS from the coding sequence ATGAAAAGAAAGATAATCGTCCAGAATCTTACAAAAAAATTTGGAGAAAGAGAGGTTTTAAAAAATATCTCCTTTGATGTTAAAGAGGGGGAGATATTTGTTATTATGGGGGGAAGTGGGAGCGGTAAAAGTACTACTATAAAACATATAATAGGGCTTTTAAAACCAACATCTGGAAAGATAATCGTTGATGATACAGATATAACAGCTCTTTCTGATAGAGAGTTAATAGAGTTCAGAAAGAGAATGGGTTATCTGTTTCAGGAAGGGGCATTGTTTGACAGTCTTACAGTGTGGGAAAATGTAGGATTTTACTTCCTTGAGAACACAAAGATGCCTGTAAAAGATATAAGAAAGATAGCTGTAGAAAAACTGTCACTTGTTGGTCTTAAAGGTATAGAGGATCTTTATCCTTCACAGCTTTCAGGTGGTATGAGGAAAAGGGTTTCACTTGCAAGGGCGATATCAACTGATCCTGAGATAATCCTTTATGACGAGCCCACATCAGGACTTGATCCTGTAACAAGTGCTATGATAGATAATCTTATAGTTCACCTAAGAGATAAGATAGGAGTTACATCAATAGTTGTTACACACGATCTTGACAGCGCTTTCAGTATTGCGGACAGGATAGCTATGATTCATAAAGGTGTTATATATGCTGTGGGAACACCTGATGAGATAAAAAATCATCCTGATCCTGTTGTTCAGCAGTTTATAAATAGAAAAGCTGAAGGACCTATAACAGAGGAACTTTTCAAGGAACTAAAACTCTCAAAATCATAA
- the thrC gene encoding threonine synthase — protein MDNCKWRGIITAYREFLPVTDKTPVVTLYEGNTPLIDAPNLSKKIAPDKDLKIYLKYEGLNPTGSFKDRGMTMAISKAKESGKTAVICASTGNTSASAAAYAARAGMDAYVILPKGAVALGKLSQAMVYGAKIIALMGNFDDALSIVREIGEKYPVEVVNSVNPYRIEGQKTASFEIIDALGDAPDYHFIPVGNAGNITAYWKGYKEYKEAGRSTKLPRMIGWQAEGAAPIVKGFPIKNPQTIATAIKIGNPYSWQPALQAAKESNGFIDAVSDEEILEAYRLVASTEGVFCEPASAASVAGVIKAYRKGLFKGGETVVCTLTGNGLKDPDTVIKASEKPVEMPPDINEIARYLGL, from the coding sequence TTGGACAACTGTAAATGGAGAGGGATAATCACCGCATACAGAGAATTTTTACCTGTAACCGATAAAACCCCTGTTGTAACACTGTACGAAGGAAACACACCACTCATAGATGCTCCAAACCTCTCAAAAAAGATAGCTCCTGACAAGGATCTTAAGATATATCTGAAGTATGAAGGACTTAACCCAACAGGATCATTTAAAGATCGTGGAATGACGATGGCCATATCAAAGGCTAAAGAGTCTGGAAAGACAGCCGTTATATGTGCATCAACAGGAAACACATCTGCATCTGCAGCTGCCTATGCTGCAAGGGCTGGTATGGATGCTTATGTAATACTTCCTAAGGGTGCCGTTGCCCTTGGAAAACTCTCTCAGGCTATGGTTTACGGTGCAAAGATTATAGCCCTGATGGGAAATTTTGACGATGCTCTGAGTATAGTGAGAGAGATTGGGGAAAAGTATCCTGTAGAGGTTGTTAACTCTGTAAATCCTTACAGGATTGAAGGACAGAAAACAGCAAGTTTTGAGATTATAGATGCTCTTGGTGATGCTCCAGACTACCACTTTATACCTGTGGGAAATGCAGGAAATATAACAGCTTACTGGAAAGGTTACAAAGAGTATAAAGAGGCAGGCAGATCAACAAAACTTCCAAGAATGATAGGATGGCAGGCTGAAGGTGCTGCTCCTATAGTGAAAGGTTTTCCCATAAAGAATCCACAGACGATTGCAACAGCGATAAAGATAGGAAATCCTTACAGCTGGCAGCCTGCACTTCAGGCGGCAAAGGAGAGCAACGGCTTTATTGATGCTGTTTCTGATGAGGAGATACTTGAGGCTTACAGACTTGTTGCCTCAACTGAAGGTGTTTTCTGTGAACCTGCATCTGCAGCATCGGTTGCAGGTGTTATAAAGGCATACAGAAAAGGTCTTTTTAAAGGTGGAGAAACTGTAGTGTGTACACTTACGGGTAACGGTCTTAAAGATCCTGACACAGTTATAAAGGCAAGTGAAAAGCCTGTAGAGATGCCACCGGACATAAATGAGATAGCAAGATATTTAGGACTATGA